GTTTGAACATCATAAAGGTCCAGGTTTCTGACGATGTAGTCCACAGCAGCGTCCTCGAGACTCTCTGGGCCGAAGTGGGACGTGGACAGCGTCTTTCTCACTCGCAGCTTGAACTGACGGTAGGCCAGCTTGGCTGTTTGGAAGGACTCCTAAAAcagggaaaacacacaaagacacgaCAGCAGACAAAACTCAACAACTTCTGGTTTTAgatgtcatgtttttcttttgttgttcttgtgttttttggaTTTTACTGGGGGGTTTTTTGCCCCCACAGACATGGCTATGATTAATGCAGTCATACCACAACAGCAATGTAGATGATTTTCTGGACCATCTCCAAGTCAGCAATGTAGCGTCGAAGGATGCTCTGAGCCTCCAGACGCTCCACGGCGTACAGGTCGCTGAAGCGTGAGACGAGGCGTGCGTGGCGCGAGGAGCGAGTGAGATGGGCCCTGGTGGGCGACTCGCTCCTCCGGGGGCTGGGGGAGCGGTTGAGCTGGGGCAAAGGGCTCGGAGAGCGGCTTCGCACCAACCTGAACAGCGAAACAAAAGCATCAGCTCTGTAAAGCTGCATGCAGACAGGTGGCGTTTGTTTGCACGTGTGTGGGTGCACCTGTCGTGCAGCCGGGCCTTCTCTGCGTTCAGACAGGACACTTCGTCCCTCAACAAGCGGATCTGCCGCTCGTACTCATCGAGAGCATCCAGCTTCCGCCTATAAATTTCCACTTGTTCGTTTGTGGCAcgcaaactgaaacacaaagttcACATCTACAGATGAAAAGCTCTTGTAAAAATGTGGACGGTAAcgttttgcctgtgtctctgtgtgtctttctgtttgcaaaatatctcatcaaccacaaGATAGGTTTTAAGGAAACCTCTGGAACAAAATGCTAGATCTctaattcattttaaacctgAAAACAGACATAATATGATAGTCCTTAAATCTATCACCCACTCCGCTTTTAGCTGCAAGAGTTCATCTTCTGTGGCGAGCAGGGCGGTCGCTGATTTGCTCCTCGTCTCATCCAGCTCCTTCTGAGCATCCATGAATCTGTCAAAACAAATGAGGATGTGAATCTAATCTACACCTCTCCAGACTTTACTCCATCACGAGCCGTGACACGACGTTCGACTCACTCGGCTCTGGCTGCCTCAAGCTGGAGGCGAGTGGAGCACAGCTGAGCCTCCATCTTCTTCATGTCGCTCTCATGGGAGAGGGAGAGCTCCCTGAGTCTTTTGTCCTTCTCGGCCGAATCCTGAGGGAAGCAGCGAATGATGAGAAacgccacacacacagacacagggctgacagttttttttttgttttttttttaaatgactggtTCACAGAGGCACCTGGATGAGCTGCAGGCTGCTGTCATCTGTGGCCGAGGGCCTTGACACGGAGAAACAGGCTCCGAGCCACGGGAGCAGGCGCGTCTTCAGAGTGTCAACTCCTGCATAGTGGCCACCTGATTTCCCAATCAAAGCTATTAAAATGGTGCTGAGGAATTGCTCGGTAAAAGAAGTCCCAAATGTGAGGCTCACCCTCGGCTGCAGTGAGGTTAAGGATGGCAAACAGCTGGCCTTGGATCTTAGCGGTGAGTTCAATCAGCTCACAACATCTGTTCAGGTTCTGGTCACAAGTAATCACCTGGGAAGATTGGATTGTTTGTTGTGgcattgtaataaaaatatcCCTGGATGCTTAAATAATAAAGGTGAAAAAATGGAAGCAACATATATATTATTGATGTCCCATAAGATACAgatcagtttgttattgatcGATGAATTTCATCTGGTGCCCCTTCTAACCAGGACACTAAGAAGGCTTGTTTAGGTGTTTTGGGTCCGCATTAACCTATTCAGTTCTTAAACCCCTTTAATACACATTAATACTACTCACAGTTCTTATCACTGCTTTTACAGAGTAGGAGCTTTCTTTGCACAATAGGTACCTATGAGTGATGTAATTGGTCCAGTTGTCAATGCAGTTGAATGCTCACCCATCATCTGctgcatttaaaatgaatttgtaAAGTAAACAACAGCTTCTCGCACTCATGGAACATAGTGGTTTTCAGTGCTTCTGTTTCACAATCCCATGCCTTATTTAAATATGGCTCTGTTCTGAGAAGTCCTGAAGCATATGAGGATCGACAAATGTCACTAGCACTCTCTTTTGTCCTGTTTCATCTCCTTCCGTCCCAGCGTCAGGTGGCGAAAAAGAAACCCCACAGTGTCcagtttgttcagtttagtttaaaaaaaacactcaactgTGCTTTACAGTATAAAGGTCtaacattaaattaaaggccagGAACTTTGAAGCTCACTTGGTTAAATCTGGAGTTGCCTTCAGgtatgtttgcttgtttgtgtgtttgtcattcACTGATTAAGATGCAAAAGTCCAACCaagcttttgctttttcttacaataaaatcataatcagaGTCAGAATGACTTTATTCACATCCATCCCTTCAGCCTGTACTGTGTTGTCATTTCAGATTTGAAGCAGCTGCTCATCCATCACATAAACAGCCATAATCTATCTGTGAAGAGATTACACCAGGCAACATTGTGTGGCCTTACACTTGTTATTTTGCTGtacttttttaaagtcacacttcctgattgtttttgtttatttttttttctaaaaaactgaaattcttTTACGTTCTAGTAAACGCTCATTGAGTTGTTTCCTACTTCTAAAAATTACTTCACATCAGTAAACAGGCAGGTAGGTAAAAAGATCCAGTGGCATCATGGAGTAGTTTGCTCGTTGCCATGGCGACCTGCGTCTGCGTCCATAGCAACCAACCAAACTCTACAGAGAAATCAATGTGATTTAAGTCATTCCTTTGCTGCGCTGTTTAAAAACTATCTAACTATCTAAATGATCCCGCTTGTTTGCCTAAACGagcaaacagaagcaaacagaaTCTTAAATCGACGCAGTTTAATTTATGATGGGGATAAAGTTTGCCAGCAGCGAGTAAACAAATGTCGCGTTTCTAGGAGAAGGAAGGGGGCGATAATATCTCAGTTAGATGAAGTTCTAAACACCAGAATGTGACTGAACCCGGTGGAGTGGTTCAGATTTAGGTCGATCATGATTTATTGATGAGCTTACATGGTAGTCTCCGTGCCAGCTCTCCAGCTTGTCCTGCAGCACGCTGAACGCGGACGCGTTGGTCAGCCTCCGTAAAGAGTCGGCCATGTCCGTCCGAATGAGAACGAATCTTTCCGGGTTTGAGTCACCCCAGGGTGCAGGCAGCAGCCACGGGGGTGGGTCCTGTCCTTGTGCTGTCCTGGTAGCTCCTCCACCCCCTGCACCTACGACAGACGCAAGCGCCGCCTCGGTCCAGGCTCTGATTTCCTGTAATCCAGACTACAGACCAGTAATCTCATCCTGCCGAACGATACCGAGCCCCCGCAGAGTCCcgcaggagctgctgctcctgcctGCTGTGCGCTGCGCTGGATTTAATCCGATTATCATCATCTTCAGAGCCGAACAGGATGGACTGACATGTAcacaaaccacaaacacacagcacaaACTGCAGAAAGGAATGGACTATTTTTAAAAGCTCATAGTGAAGGTATGGTTAGGTGAACGCTTCCACCTCTTGTACTCAGTatatatgtttaataaataGATTAATAAATCTGTATAATAGTCACCAGTTTAGACTTTAACTGGGCCAGAGGTCTGCAGGTTTTACATATAAAACTCGTTTGAGACACAAAACCtcagtataataataataataataataataataataataataataataatgtaaaacaaGTAATCCACTGATAGATAATTAAACACTAAGCTGCAGCctattgtcttttatttatttaaacttcttttattaGAGACAGGCctttatttcaaaatgacagacagacagacagacagacagacagacagacagacagacagacagacagacagacagacagacagatagatagatagatagatagatagacagatagatagatagatagatagatagatagatagatagatagatagatagatagatagatagatagatactttactactactactactactactactactactactaataataataataataataataataataataataataataataataataataataataataataataatgataataataatagttgttgtaaaacaaaaaaaatcacccacGATTCAAACTGAGGTTTCTCACTTTCCTATGGAAAATATGAATGGACGTGTTTTTCTATTTTGGTCTCCTTTCTGTCATTGGTACAATAATATACGGCTGGAACGAACCATCCTTCACCCTCGACAAAATACACTATGTACACTGTTATTGAGTATACATTTGAAACCCACTGTACGTCACATCGTGTTAGATTCAGCTTTGTGTAAATATCTTGATAATATTTTAAACACGGTTGTACTTACAGCAACAAAGGTGGAGTTTTGCCCCCCTCCTCGGTGAGCAGTGGTACGCTCCTCGTCCCCTGCACTCCGAGGAGGGAGGGTCAACATGGCGTCCGAGCAGGTCCGTTATGTTCTGTATTTGTTGCTAATTCTTGCTTTTCGCTGCGTCTTTTTCTTATCTCCTGCTAAAAAGAAGCAACACTTTATCTTCTCCGTTTATAAGCGACATTATACATTACATtacagtgttttctttaaacgtggcgtgttttgtttttgtgctcgATGCAAATACCAGGGTagcctaataaataaaatggcctCTGCGTCGTTATTAGAGAAATTTAACGTGTTATTTCCAACAAACCTGGTGTGACAAAGAAGCGCCTTCTTGAATATAAATAGAACAAGTTAAAAGTGCATTTTGTTAGGAGAATGAgagcagtttatttttagtaatgGCTGCAGACAGGCTGTCTCGAATCAGTTTAACAGATCCATTCAGAGACAGAGAGCACTTTTAGGTTTGTTtagtaaataaatatgaaaaatctTGAATAAGAGAAAACAATTTTGTACCAAAATCAATTAGGAAAGCATGGAAAAAGTACCCCACCTTTTATTTGTGAGCTATATAAGACAGCAGTTGTAACCAGCCAATGTTTTggttattaaaattaaaattagataTATTAGGAAAGCTTGTTTGACATGTATGGTCAGGATGAAGAGCTACTTTCTGTGGTTCTTTCTGCTGTCATTCACGTGTGTTTTAGTGTTATGCCTCAGAGGTTGTTTTGCCTTCCAGGAAAGCTCCAATGGGCCGTTGAAGAAGTCCATGAGGGAGAAGGCCATAGAAAGACGCAGCATCAACAAGGAACACAACAGTAACTTCAAAGCAGGCTATGTGCCCATCGAAGAGGAGCGTCTTCATAAAACAGGCCTCAGAGGGCGCAAGGGAAACATGGCTGTTTGCATTATCATTCTGCTCTTCCTCCTTGCCCTGATTAACCTCATCGTGAGCGCCGCCAGCATGATTAGAATTGTCTTTCTCTGCTTGCACATTCTtataaaaacagttgttttttttttaaagaaagtgattcgaaatgttttaaagtctgcCACAGCTCTGTCGCTCCTCAGATCACGCTGGTAATATGGACGGTGATCCGCATCGGCCCGAATGGCTGCGACAGCATGGAGTTCCACGAGAGCGGCCTGCTGCGCTTCAAGCAGAAAGCAGACATGGGGATCGTTCACCCGCTGCACAAGAGCACAGTCGGAGGCCGGAAAGACCAGGACCTGGTCATTGTCGGGAACAACAATGCGGTAAGGATGAAAGCGTGCGCTCCACCTTTTTGAGAGAAATGCCACACCGTGTGGACACATTTACAGCTACCCTCCCGTGTTTGTGTCGTTAACAGGTAGTGTTCCAGCAAGGGACTACAAAGCTGAGCGTGGAGAAGGACAAGACCTCGGTCGTCAGTGATGTCGGCATATCCTTCACGGACCCTCGGACACAGGCCACGTTCTTCAGTACGGACTTTGAAAACCACGAGTTCCACCTGCCAAAAGGAGTCAAAGTCCTCAGTGTTAAAAAGGCTTCTACTGAAAGGGTGTGTGTAATGCTAGTATCTGATTGATGAGCAAAGTGATTCacttattgtgtgtgttttacaatCTGGGCAAGTGGAGCTGCTATTTCACAATCCATAATGGTAAAGGGAAAACTAACGAAtcaataaagcattaaaaagtcACCAATAGCACACCGAGTGTCATCAGTGTAAAGAGAAGAAAGGTTTAACTTTGACAGGAACTCAGTTGCAACGCTGTCTTACAGTCAAATGCTCTTAATTTTCTTAGCTAAAGAAAAGCTTATGCACttggttataaaaaaaaacacacttactGGCATTTCATTATGTTGCATtcaatgtgatttattttattttattttagatcacCAGTAGTGCAGCATCAGACCTGAACATCAAGGGAGACGGAAAGGCAATTATTCGTGGCAACGAGGGAGTGAACATCATGGGCCGGACTGTAGAGTTCAAAATGGGCGGAGATATCGAGCTCAAGGCTGTAAGTATGAATCGCAGCATTGTGTCCTAAAGTcgtgggaaaaagaaagtccaccctctttcaattGTTGGGTAGCAGATGTAGCAGaacattataaaaatgatttggtcTTTagcaggttctaaaatgattctgCAAGTGTACAAAGACACAtgacagattccaccatgtctgtatttattcaacaaaaaacaaaggaaaaagaagtgCGTGAAAAATTAGGTCCATCCTTGCTGCTTTCACAGGACTTAAGAGGTTcagtatcagccaggagctgctgatcaaatatattgatgaactgatcatcatcagtgtgatcacctctgtaaaagcaggagttttaacagtttgctgctctggagcaaacaggtgtgtgtttacacaACGTCAAGGAGGAACAACTGTTGCTGGCCATCAGTCTGGgtggggttaaaggtcatttccaaactgcATGGAGTTCCTTATTATACAGTggaaaaaatattcacaagtggaaaacatttaggacagctgtcaatctttCCATCCTTACAGAAAAACCACATGAACTTCACATGTAAAAACCTGTGAAATTAACGCATTCTGCCCATGTTTTCCATGtcattttggaacatttttaccATGTTTGTGTGGTCTTGTGGGCTTGTACGTATTTCTACACTTGAAAAACCAGTTAGGttcgtgtgttttttttctgtaaaggcAGGAGTTGAAAACTCAGCAGTAGCACCCCAAGGTCAGAATGGTAagagaaatcacaaaaaaagctccaagtcagcctctacaggcctcagttagcaggttaaaggttaaagttcatgaaggacaattagaaaaatacTGAACAAGTACGAGTTGTTTGAAAGAGATGCAGAAGAAAACCTCTTCttcctaaaaacaacatggcagcacgacATGTTTGtgaagtttcatctgaatgaagcACAAGACTTCTGAGACAACGTCCTTCAGACAGATGAGAGCAAAATAGaaatgtttacccataatgaaTGTACAGTGGTGGCGTGttcaaaaaaaaacctcacagtGGTGCACGATTTAGGAACCTGTAATGATCCTTtgaaagtccagacctcaacctgtctgaaatgctgtggtgggaccttcagagagctgagcagaaacaaacgtCTGCAAACATCAACGAACCAAAGCAATGTTGTAAAGacgagtgggccaaaattcttCCACAACAACGTGAGAGACTGAAATTGAAAGAGGGTGGGCACTCGTTTCCCCAGGTTTGGGGCGTGTAACGTTGCGTGAATAGTCCCGTTAAAGCAAGAGCTGGGGGAAAACGGACGACTGGTGagcttttctctctgcaggaaaacagcaTCATTCTCAACGGCTCGGTCATGTTCAACGCCACACGCATCCCGAACTCTGCGGGGGACTTGTTTATCAAGGACGGCCTGGAGAGGTACAAGCTCTGCATGTGCGAGGACGGGACTCTGTTCCGCGTGCTGGTGAAATTTACCAACATGGGCTGTCAGACGTCAGACAACCCATGCAGAAAAGCTCACTAGCTCCTCTGTTACCTCCCCCTGCAGTCCGTCAACACAGACATCCAACGAACCACTTGTATTCTGGACTGAGTTTAGATTATTGCCTCCACTTGCTGATCACACCACAGTTGATTAATGCATGTAAACAGTTTGCCAAACATAGGTTGTGTTGCACATTATTGCCATTTGGCCAAAGATTGAAGTTGTACTTGATCAAGTATTATCTCAATGGACATTACCTTTAAGCTGAAGAATAATACACCTGTTGGCAGCAATTAGAAGCTGCAGTATTTATTCTTTGCCTTATGTCGAGCGTCACTAATACGCAGCCTTTATCGAGGCTTTGtagaagattttattttcccatGAAATTCTCCTGGCAGCTGTAGATTTTCTCCACTCCATTAAGTGACTTATGTAAGACACTACAGGATAATGATAGTATTATATAAGACTTGTAAATGCACAGAATTTGGGACACCCCGTTCAATGCAGATCTCATTTTAGTTCATCCCGTTAACCAGAGTGAGgctttttctgcagctgcacgTGCCAATGGATTTGAAGGGATGAGGCAGGATTTAATTTATACGTATATATTCTATTTGTGAGAGTAAATGCACATCTCTAAAAAAGTAAGTGTTGAGAATGCTCAGTAACTGAGCTCAGTAGGCTGAAGCTTGTAACGAGTGGTTTGAATTTTGTGCAATATAATATAAACGACTTGACTTTTACTTTGCTTTGGATTGTCTTACCTGTTCAACggctaaaaaaatgtttgtagaagtttgacaggaggttttttttttgttttgtttttttgtcagagagCTGTACATGACAACCTGTCGTTTGAAAATTCATCAAGAggcttgttgtttgttttttttttgtccttcttcAATAAAGAAAATTGTTGCTATGTGAAACTTCTTATCGTTGCTTCGGTGTACGTCTCATGTGTTTACATGGTCATTTAAAACCCATAAAAGTTAACAGCCACTCATCACGCTGCTCTTATTGTCTAATAGAATGTGCGGCCCGGGGCATGGTTCTCTTCGCCATAAACTTTGCAGGATCACTTATCGGTCATATATCAAGAGGAAAACGATGACAGTAAGACATTAACTCGAAGTGTAAATGATTGAATGGATCAGAATGCCATCCTTGGGCTGGTGGTTGTTAAGCTTTGAGCAGCAAAATCCACTTCAGACTTTGATCGGACCATGCTGGAGTGTAACATTTGGGTGTGAGGAGAGTCACAAGATTTCCTGACAGTTTGGTGAACGACGTACACACAGGTGAGGATCTGTTGTATGAGGAATGGTTGAAGCTGTGTTTAAGTTGATTGAAGTGCCTGCTGAGATCCGTCTCTTTTGTGATGTTTTGGTTTCGCGTGTTTTAAGGACCGGTGGCGATGGCAGCCTCCCAGATGTCCCTGCTGGCCTCTGGGCTGCTTCTCGTCTCGTTCCTCCGTTGCTCCTCTCCCTCGCCCCCCTGCCCTCAGCCCTGCGTCTGTCGAAGAGCCCCGCTGCTGAACTGCTCCTCGTCCGGCCTGACCTCAGTGCCGCGACTCACCCAGGACTCTGTCACGGAGCTGGACTTGTCCCATAACCTCCTCGGCTCCGTATCGCTCTGCCAGCCCCGTCAGAAGCTCAGGAGTATGTGGCTGGGGAACAACAGCATCACATAT
The Kryptolebias marmoratus isolate JLee-2015 linkage group LG24, ASM164957v2, whole genome shotgun sequence DNA segment above includes these coding regions:
- the spata18 gene encoding mitochondria-eating protein, with product MADSLRRLTNASAFSVLQDKLESWHGDYHVITCDQNLNRCCELIELTAKIQGQLFAILNLTAAEGGHYAGVDTLKTRLLPWLGACFSVSRPSATDDSSLQLIQDSAEKDKRLRELSLSHESDMKKMEAQLCSTRLQLEAARAEFMDAQKELDETRSKSATALLATEDELLQLKADLRATNEQVEIYRRKLDALDEYERQIRLLRDEVSCLNAEKARLHDRLVRSRSPSPLPQLNRSPSPRRSESPTRAHLTRSSRHARLVSRFSDLYAVERLEAQSILRRYIADLEMVQKIIYIAVVESFQTAKLAYRQFKLRVRKTLSTSHFGPESLEDAAVDYIVRNLDLYDVQTSVNDVINAMNVNPRISFPPEVDYALIGTLIRESCRVAFAMQTLEPPLDLAFASDGELYNDSKYLRSYDSEFTAPLVMYHVWPALTEGNAVIVKGEAVTRRGAPWRRSRSRSASPTRSRSLSPTRGLRFSSKRSLSPERLRASHL
- the sgcb gene encoding beta-sarcoglycan; this encodes MASEQESSNGPLKKSMREKAIERRSINKEHNSNFKAGYVPIEEERLHKTGLRGRKGNMAVCIIILLFLLALINLIITLVIWTVIRIGPNGCDSMEFHESGLLRFKQKADMGIVHPLHKSTVGGRKDQDLVIVGNNNAVVFQQGTTKLSVEKDKTSVVSDVGISFTDPRTQATFFSTDFENHEFHLPKGVKVLSVKKASTERITSSAASDLNIKGDGKAIIRGNEGVNIMGRTVEFKMGGDIELKAENSIILNGSVMFNATRIPNSAGDLFIKDGLERYKLCMCEDGTLFRVLVKFTNMGCQTSDNPCRKAH